One genomic region from Diabrotica undecimpunctata isolate CICGRU chromosome 9, icDiaUnde3, whole genome shotgun sequence encodes:
- the LOC140450624 gene encoding uncharacterized protein — translation MECRAPETFDVSDPTKWPRWKQRFEIYLLAAGKDSAQEKIKIALLLHSLGESCLDVYNTFPKDKKTSLQDVLNNFDEYFLPKRNVTMETFKFNNITQKEDQTGDAFVTELKNQADNCSFLCQNDECKTSYSERMIKDRVVLGVHDKQVQQKLLREPDMTLQQIQDYCKSIEVTKQHIKLLADDDSTEVNVLRKIKCRRCDMEHPIRQCPAFNKTCSVCQRRGHFAKMCFWKDKNISQNQARKVEVVNEMAATAQTSKVETVSNEDHLSHEDHVFVWESKQSNKISSWYESVRIIDKNIVFKLDSGAESSILPLKYFKLVGLDQKDITPSSITIVSYGDFKSKPLGYATLKCYYKNHVKDVQFLIVDLNTEPLLGLSDCIEFNMISPINTVQNKLFHSNITLPKNINELHKMFPEVFEGLGCIPGMVDIKLKPDAKPVIQAQRRVPLALHNQLKVALNDLEQKNIISRVEYPTDWVNSLMIVEKPNGKLRLCLDPKPLNLYICREIYSIPKCD, via the coding sequence ATGGAGTGCAGGGCACCAGAAACATTTGATGTAAGCGATCCAACCAAATGGCCACGATGGAAACAAAGGTTTGAAATATATCTCCTAGCAGCAGGAAAGGATTCAGCAcaggaaaaaattaaaattgcatTACTGTTACACAGTTTGGGGGAATCATGTTTAGATGTATATAATACTTTTCCCAAAGACAAGAAAACCAGTCTGCAGGATGTACTCAATAATTTTGATGAATATTTTCTCCCAAAAAGAAATGTGACAATGGAAACattcaaatttaataatattacacAAAAGGAGGATCAAACTGGGGATGCATTTGTTACAGAACTTAAAAATCAAGCTGATAATTGTAGTTTTTTATGCCAGAATGATGAATGCAAAACATCTTATAGTGAACGCATGATAAAAGACCGAGTTGTTTTGGGTGTACATGATAAACAAGTACAACAAAAGTTGTTAAGAGAGCCTGATATGACATTACAACAAATACAGGATTATTGTAAGTCAATAGAAGTGACAAAACAACATATAAAACTATTAGCAGATGATGATTCTACAGAGGTTAATGTcttaagaaaaatcaaatgccGAAGGTGTGATATGGAACATCCTATCCGACAATGTCCAGCCTTTAATAAAACATGTTCAGTGTGCCAAAGAAGAGGACATTTTGCAAAGATGTGTTTTTGGAAAGATAAAAACATATCACAAAATCAAGCCAGGAAAGTTGAGGTTGTAAATGAAATGGCAGCAACTGCACAAACAAGTAAAGTGGAAACTGTAAGTAATGAAGATCACCTTTCTCATGAGGATCATGTTTTTGTTTGGGAAAGCAAACAATCTAATAAAATTTCAAGTTGGTATGAAAGCGTTAGAATTATTGATAAGAATATTGTATTTAAGCTTGACTCGGGGGCTGAGTCAAGCATTTTgccattaaaatattttaaattggtggggCTAGATCAAAAAGATATAACCCCATCATCAATAACAATTGTCTCATATGGAGATTTTAAATCGAAGCCTTTAGGTTATGCtactttaaaatgttattataaaaATCACGTTAAAGATGTTCAGTTTCTTATTGTAGATCTAAATACAGAACCTCTTTTAGGATTATCAGATTGTATTGAATTTAATATGATTTCACCTATAAATACAGTGCAGAATAAGTTATTTCATTCAAATATTACTTTgccaaaaaatattaatgaattacataaaatgtttccAGAAGTTTTTGAGGGATTAGGTTGCATTCCAGGCATGGTTGACATTAAGTTAAAACCTGATGCAAAGCCAGTTATTCAGGCACAAAGGAGGGTACCATTAGCGTTACATAATCAATTAAAAGTTGCACTTAATGATCtggaacaaaaaaatattatatcaagaGTAGAATATCCTACTGATTGGGTTAATTCTTTGATGATAGTTGAAAAACCTAATGGTAAACTACGACTGTGCTTGGATCCTAAACCTTTAAATCTTTACATTTGTAGGGAAATCTATAGTATTCCAAAATGTGACTAG